The following proteins are co-located in the Catenulispora sp. EB89 genome:
- a CDS encoding NTP transferase domain-containing protein, which produces MAAIILAAGGGRRLGGRPKALLSHGGELLVERAIRTARAGGCDTVVVVLGAEATEVQLRANLAGCTVTVNQDWATGMGSSLRAGLAALAAVPGPCRAAVILLVDQPFVTSEAVRAVTASGADLAAATYEGRRGHPVLIAARHWPEASAAAVGDRGARDFLARHEVLSVPCDGSPTDIDVPADLALLDEA; this is translated from the coding sequence GTGGCGGCGATCATTCTGGCCGCCGGCGGCGGACGACGGCTCGGCGGACGCCCCAAGGCCCTGCTGTCCCACGGCGGCGAGCTGCTGGTCGAGCGCGCGATCCGCACAGCGCGCGCCGGAGGCTGCGACACGGTGGTCGTCGTCCTCGGCGCTGAGGCGACCGAAGTCCAGCTCCGCGCGAACCTGGCCGGCTGCACGGTAACGGTGAATCAGGATTGGGCGACCGGCATGGGCTCGTCGCTGCGCGCCGGGCTGGCGGCGCTCGCAGCGGTCCCCGGTCCATGCCGCGCGGCCGTGATCCTGTTGGTGGACCAGCCGTTCGTCACCTCCGAGGCCGTCCGCGCCGTCACCGCCTCCGGCGCAGACCTCGCGGCAGCAACCTACGAAGGCCGCCGTGGCCACCCGGTCCTGATCGCCGCCCGGCACTGGCCCGAGGCGTCGGCCGCGGCCGTCGGCGATCGCGGCGCGCGGGACTTCCTGGCCCGGCACGAGGTGCTCTCAGTGCCCTGCGACGGCTCGCCCACCGACATCGACGTGCCCGCGGACCTGGCGTTGCTCGACGAGGCCTG
- a CDS encoding PucR family transcriptional regulator ligand-binding domain-containing protein: MRLRELLDTPMPGLELLTGPDVLLEREISWVATTDLLDPGRYLNGGELVLTGLIWRREPRDSERFARAVAEAGAAAIAAGDASGAPIPRDLIQACRTHRTPLFRVPTELAFATLTEHLARQLSAERAADIGSVLERHGRLASASAAGTALAPILELLAQDVGMPCWVLTPAARPVAASHEPMPPAEAEATVREVLRAGQLPARIRRRSVFAISSGSPLTDWYLVFDGDHKRWDPRRQALASKAAAVLAIERERLAARREPLRQLGAELVHLVAEDGGVADIAARADLVGVGPDTEVQAMALAGPGGQSAAILRALLEEVTQRTPRNGEQAAPAEAAQLPEQRRAAEHRGASDPDFPIAEFDDHAVALVPNPPPDVTDRIRDLLTSMAAGLGRERLAIGVGSRRAESLRATVDEARHALRIGRARNDQVSVIGHEELASHVLLLSGLPEDVRAAYCDRLLGPLRTYDALHRSDLEATLETFLACSTSWTRCAEQMHVHVNTLRYRIARIEELTGRSLADLETQVDLFLALRLR; the protein is encoded by the coding sequence GAGCTGCTGACCGGCCCGGACGTGCTGCTGGAGCGCGAGATCAGCTGGGTCGCCACCACCGACCTGCTGGACCCCGGCCGCTATCTCAACGGCGGCGAGCTGGTGCTGACCGGCCTGATCTGGCGGCGCGAGCCCCGGGACTCCGAGCGCTTCGCGCGCGCCGTGGCCGAGGCCGGGGCCGCGGCCATCGCGGCCGGCGACGCCTCCGGCGCGCCGATCCCGCGCGACCTGATCCAGGCCTGCCGCACGCACCGCACCCCGCTGTTCCGCGTCCCGACCGAGCTGGCCTTCGCCACGCTCACCGAGCACCTGGCCCGCCAGCTGTCCGCCGAGCGCGCCGCCGACATCGGCTCGGTCCTGGAACGCCACGGCCGCCTGGCTTCGGCCTCGGCCGCCGGCACCGCGCTGGCCCCGATCCTGGAGCTGCTGGCCCAGGACGTCGGCATGCCCTGCTGGGTCCTCACCCCGGCGGCCCGGCCGGTCGCCGCCTCGCACGAACCGATGCCGCCGGCCGAAGCCGAGGCGACGGTGCGCGAAGTGCTGCGCGCCGGCCAGCTCCCGGCCCGGATCCGCCGCCGCTCGGTGTTCGCCATCAGCTCCGGCTCCCCGCTGACCGACTGGTACCTGGTCTTCGACGGCGACCACAAGCGCTGGGACCCCCGGCGCCAGGCCCTGGCCTCGAAGGCGGCGGCGGTGCTGGCGATCGAGCGCGAACGGCTGGCCGCCCGCCGCGAACCGCTGCGGCAGCTCGGCGCCGAGCTGGTGCACCTGGTCGCCGAGGACGGCGGCGTCGCCGACATAGCCGCGCGCGCCGACCTGGTCGGGGTCGGCCCGGACACCGAGGTGCAGGCGATGGCGCTGGCCGGGCCGGGCGGCCAGTCGGCGGCGATACTGCGGGCGTTGCTGGAGGAGGTCACCCAGCGCACGCCCCGGAACGGCGAACAGGCAGCCCCCGCCGAGGCCGCGCAGCTGCCGGAACAACGGCGCGCCGCCGAACACCGCGGCGCCTCGGACCCGGACTTCCCGATCGCCGAGTTCGACGACCACGCCGTGGCCCTGGTCCCGAACCCGCCGCCGGACGTCACCGACCGCATCCGCGACCTCCTCACCAGCATGGCCGCGGGCCTCGGCCGCGAACGCCTGGCGATCGGCGTCGGCAGCCGCCGCGCGGAGAGCCTGCGCGCCACCGTCGACGAGGCCCGCCACGCCCTGCGCATCGGCCGGGCCCGCAACGACCAGGTGAGCGTCATCGGGCACGAGGAGCTGGCCTCGCACGTGCTGCTGCTGTCGGGGCTGCCCGAGGACGTGCGCGCGGCGTACTGCGACCGGCTGCTCGGACCGCTGCGCACCTACGACGCGCTGCACCGCTCGGACCTGGAGGCCACGCTGGAGACCTTCCTGGCGTGCTCGACCTCGTGGACCCGCTGCGCCGAGCAGATGCACGTCCACGTCAACACCCTGCGATACCGCATCGCCCGGATCGAGGAGCTGACCGGCCGGAGCCTGGCCGATCTGGAGACCCAGGTCGACCTGTTCCTGGCGCTCCGGCTGCGATAG